From a single Raphanus sativus cultivar WK10039 chromosome 3, ASM80110v3, whole genome shotgun sequence genomic region:
- the LOC108847903 gene encoding uncharacterized protein LOC108847903 produces the protein MKVRSSVKKLCEFCKTVKRRRRVYVICSSNPKHKQRQGFCSIAHDGIIPPPLFSESVANQEVVRMPGQGVSAGLASLLHKRPEPAAVFGWRSGLASVLFKQGN, from the exons atgAAGGTGAGATCATCTGTGAAGAAGTTGTGTGAGTTTTGTAAGACGGTGAAGCGCCGTCGACGTGTCTATGTTATTTGTTCGTCCAATCCTAAGCACAAGCAAAGGCAAGGATTCTGCTCCATTGCTCATGATGGAATCATTCCTCCTCCCTT GTTTTCGGAGTCGGTTGCTAATCAGGAGGTGGTGAGGATGCCTGGCCAGGGAGTATCAGCTGGTCTCGCATCGCTCTTACACAAAAGGCCTGAGCCAGCAGCGGTTTTCGGATGGAGGTCAGGTCTTGCATCCGTTCTCTTCAAGCAAGGGAATTAG
- the LOC108847902 gene encoding mediator of RNA polymerase II transcription subunit 17 has product MDSDMEISLDRLPIKRLESIEENGAERFPSDVNYDDKRVSLIRRIDFAWALEEEDDLNSKKKKKKTSKEISEQWQWKGMVENLQLAHQELSVIIDLINTVEANDAVTVAGMTRPKPMPNEILSDLAVSTATKLQSYRHLGKYFKQSAKALEQKVNREARFYGALIRLQRNWKVKRQRVLASNASNEGFTFDLSDGSVYDPASGFRPSTLSTIRVEHDSAGMLAINLPQDSWYSLRFGFVGLNSIDNPNESNAHINSTTGEDLISEKESLSDDESVRETHSLLREVHKSIFAEQLFDMLNREAFSEGVGFSISGIRENFMEMNIGQGASLFVSLYPSGKNASIKKSESANMLIETEPAEGDYRVNKLGFPSRASYEIYLQQIFHEHAFGKTKDQPKSKSNRSSNQTAKDNNSGLLDHFCLSLAHRIFSARVLVQLESVVCKVPYLHLISHPTWNSRTSSWTVLMTVPPSIIPQGSSESQSPDGKRKLKTQFRTKVVVKDDCISIEAECTPNVVGLLKSTSCNLFSMNKYECDLADLPVIILQQVASQIVCWLLEEARTVGTKASRDFLSLSLEIVEGERVSLVGQVNPEDAKGCISWWLVMENGCTEERKGVSESRKSLGHLSLDVLYSVLMDLINLCGSGRNALD; this is encoded by the exons ATGGACAGTGACATGGAGATCTCTCTCGACAGGCTTCCGATAAAACGACTAGAATCCATCGAGGAGAATGGCGCGGAGCGTTTCCCTTCCGATGTTAATTACGACGACAAGAGAGTCTCGTTGATTCGTAGAATAGACTTCGCGTGGGCGTTGGAGGAGGAAGACGACCTGAatagcaagaagaagaagaagaagacgtccAAAGAGATCTCTGAGCAGTGGCAATGGAAAGGTATGGTGGAGAATCTGCAGCTGGCTCATCAGGAGCTCTCCGTCATCATAGACCTTATCAATACC gtgGAAGCTAATGATGCGGTAACGGTGGCTGGGATGACTAGACCTAAGCCTATGCCTAATGAGATTCTCTCGGATCTTGCTGTGTCTACTGCTACCAAGTTGCAGAGCTACAGG CATTTAGGAAAATACTTCAAGCAATCAGCAAAAGCTTTAGAGCAGAAAGTGAATCGCGAAGCGAGGTTTTATGGTGCTCTTATCAG GTTGCAGCGGAACTGGAAAGTCAAGCGACAGCGTGTACTTGCTTCAAACGCCAGCAATGAGGGCTTCACATTTGATCTTTCCGACGGTTCAGTATATGATCCCGCTTCTGGTTTTCGCCCATCTACACTCTCCACTATTCGCGTAGAACATGATTCAGCTGGTATGCTGGCCATTAATCTACCCCAGGATTCATGGTACTCCCTCCGGTTTGGGTTTGTTGGCTTGAATTCGATTGATAACCCGAACGAGTCTAACGCGCACATAAACTCCACTACCGGTGAGGATCTAATATCAGAGAAGGAGTCTCTAAGTGACGACGAGTCTGTTAGAGAAACTCATTCGCTACTTAGGGAGGTGCATAAATCTATTTTTGCTGAGCAG TTGTTTGACATGCTAAATCGCGAAGCCTTCAGTGAAGGTGTGGGGTTCAGCATCAGTGGAATACGAGAAAACTTCATGGAAATGAACATCGGACAAGGAGCTTCTTTGTTTGTATCTCTCTACCCATCGGGCAAAAACGCAAGCATCAAGAAGTCGGAATCTGCGAACATGCTCATTGAAACAGAACCAGCGGAAGGAGACTATCGTGTGAACAAGCTAGGGTTCCCTAGTCGTGCCAGCTATGAAATATACTTGCAACAGATTTTTCACGAGCATGCCTTTGGCAAAACGAAAGATCAGCCCAAGTCAAAAAGCAACAGATCATCCAATCAAACCGCAAAAGACAACAACTCGGGGCTTCTTGACCATTTCTGCTTATCTTTGGCTCATAGAATCTTCTCAGCTAGAGTTCTCGTGCAACTAGAAAGCGTG GTTTGCAAGGTCCCGTACCTTCATTTGATATCTCATCCTACATGGAATTCTCGGACATCTTCATGGACTGTCTTAATGACTGTTCCTCCTTCAATCATCCCTCAAGGAAGTTCTGAAAGTCAGTCTCCAGATGGTAAGAGGAAGCTTAAGACGCAGTTCCGGACAAAGGTGGTAGTGAAGGATGATTGTATCAGTATAGAAGCGGAATGCACACCCAATGTGGTTGGCTTACTGAAAAGCACTTCCTGCAATTTATTCTCCATGAACAAATACGAGTGCGACTTGGCTGACCTCCCCGTGATAATTCTCCAACAG GTGGCGAGCCAGATAGTGTGTTGGCTGCTGGAGGAAGCAAGGACGGTAGGGACAAAAGCGAGCCGTGATTTTCTGTCTCTGTCGTTAGAGATAGTGGAAGGGGAGAGAGTGAGCCTTGTGGGGCAAGTAAACCCGGAAGACGCAAAGGGATGCATCTCGTGGTGGCTTGTGATGGAGAATGGGTGCACTGAGGAGAGGAAAGGGGTGTCGGAGAGTAGGAAGTCGTTGGGGCATTTGTCTCTGGATGTGTTGtactctgttcttatggatTTGATCAACTTATGTGGTAGTGGTCGGAATGCTTTAGACTGA
- the LOC108846641 gene encoding uncharacterized protein LOC108846641, with product MTETGEVAVNPRAYPIADSQLSLTILDLVQQAAFHQQLKKGANEATKALNRGIAEIVVMAIDVDPLDILLHLPLIAEDKNVPYVFVRSKQALGRACGVSRSVIACSITSNDDGGLLEKQIEHLKDTIEKLLI from the exons ATG ACAGAGACAGGAGAAGTTGCTGTGAACCCGAGAGCATATCCTATCGCAGATTCTCAGTTATCGTTAACGATTCTGGATCTAGTTCAACAAGCCGCTTTCCATCAACAACTCAAGAAGGGTGCTAATGAAG CTACGAAGGCACTTAATCGTGGGATCGCTGAGATTGTGGTCATGGCTATAGATGTTGATCCCCTGGatattcttcttcatcttcctttaATAGCTGAGGATAAG AATGTTCCGTATGTGTTTGTGCGTTCAAAGCAAGCCTTGGGAAGAGCATGTGGTGTATCAAGATCTGTTATTGCTTGTTCTATCACATCAAATGATGATGGTGGTCTGTTGGAAAAACAAATCGAGCATCTCAAGGATACTATTGAGAAGCTTCtcatctaa
- the LOC108844691 gene encoding SPX domain-containing protein 1 — MKFGKSLSNQIEQTLPEWRDKFLSYKDLKKRLKLIDSKTGDRPAKRLRLDDNSVGMSKEEISFVQLLEEELEKFNNFFVEKEEEYIIRLKELRDRIGKSKDSKEKMMSIRKEIVDLHGEMVLLENYSALNYTGLVKILKKYDKRTGDLMRLPYIQKVLQQPFYTTDLLYKLIKESEAMLDCFFESVAADATTESDESSSVHQAEHKFMESLHMKSTIAALRVLKEIRSKSSTVSVFSLPPLQLNGLDKIPLLEQEAK; from the exons ATGAAGTTTGGTAAGAGTCTGAGCAATCAGATCGAGCAGACACTGCCTGAATGGCGCGACAAGTTCTTGTCTTACAAGGATCTCAAGAAGCGTCTCAAGCTCATCGACTCCAAAACCGGAGATCGTCCCGCCAAACGTCTCCGGCTCGACGATAACTCCGTCGGGATGTCGAAAGAAGAGATCAGTTTCGTCCAGTTGCTGGAGGAGGAGCTGGAGAAGTTCAACAACTTCTTCGTTGAGAAGGAGGAAGAGTACATCATCAGACTCAAG GAATTGAGAGATAGGATTGGCAAGTCCAAGGACTCAAAGGAGAAGATGATGAGCATAAGGAAAGAGATCGTTGATCTCCATGGAGAGATGGTTCTTCTCGAGAACTACAGTGCTCTGAACTACACAGGATTGGTTAAGATACTGAAGAAGTACGACAAACGAACCGGTGACCTCATGCGCTTGCCTTACATCCAAAAAGTTCTTCAGCAACCCTTTTACACTACCGACTTGCTGTACAAGCTGATCAAGGAATCCGAGGCGATGCTCGATTGCTTCTTCGAGTCGGTCGCTGCTGATGCAACAACAGAGTCTGATGAGAGTAGTAGTGTCCACCAAGCAGAGCACAAGTTCATGGAGAGCCTCCACATGAAAAGTACAATAGCTGCTTTGCGTGTGCTGAAAGAAATCAGGAGCAAAAGCTCCACTGTGAGCGTCTTCTCCCTGCCGCCGCTCCAGTTAAACGGGTTAGACAAGATTCCCTTGTTGGAGCAAGAAGCCAAATAG
- the LOC108845577 gene encoding uncharacterized protein LOC108845577, whose product MSSLERGVDCVQEQACKALESALGGKKIEFEDKEIKKREEESGSGGGGSGSGEGGGGWSGGGGGGWFSGDHFWNEAQQITITLFAIFFVYMIVAKGEVMAAFVLNPLLYALRGTRESLTSLSSKLTGIEVSKANGDNSEEMWKKDVSAKESVVRKWGSD is encoded by the exons ATGAGTTCGTTAGAGAGAGGAGTTGATTGTGTGCAGGAGCAAGCTTGTAAAGCATTGGAAAGCGCTCTTGGCGGGAAGAAGATTGAGTTTGAAGACAAAGAGAtcaagaaaagagaagaagaatccG GATCCGGTGGCGGTGGCAGTGGCAgtggagaaggaggaggaggctggtctggaggtggtggtggtggttggtTCAGTGGCGATCACTTCTGGAATGAAGCACAGCAGATTACCATTACCCTCTTTGCAATATTTTTCGTG TATATGATAGTTGCCAAAGGTGAAGTAATGGCTGCGTTCGTGTTGAACCCGTTGTTGTACGCCCTGCGAGGCACACGTGAAAGTTTGACTTCTCTTAGCTCCAAACTCACGGGTATAGAAGTTTCAAAAGCGAATGGTGATAACTCAGAGGAGATGTGGAAGAAGGATGTCTCTGCTAAAGAAAGTGTTGTCCGGAAATGGGGAAGTGACTGA